In Chroogloeocystis siderophila 5.2 s.c.1, one DNA window encodes the following:
- a CDS encoding di-heme oxidoredictase family protein: MRLRPIIILISLVVLVGFIAFRIELALPGTPPSLYNTYTPFTKPTSQEIGSYDVLGHTVSKAEADQLLQTETGKQELSPENGAVEVSEELIDLGRKAFYLETFGNEYLFTDVIGILDGPLNLASLSKAILALGGKPTTNLQVTLDEDVTVGNRTFTAGTVLNTGIDVPKGSLFPLGIRSFLDQGKVRVGVTCALCHAAVSSETGRVLEGAPNNDVDTGLIIAFASNSAALFRQASANPTEMPLGDRIYINKDGQEARLPDIKAMEDAVDTDLLSWPPGNFTSNGDLKNNPSQIPSSYTQGSWPYSWSGVASVGWFHGLTTLNNAVFGVNADPATTADAGGELLGVDKEIYLGTMLQNASNPKFRLPDKVKPSEFFEKIDPTPGAPGFNEVIKMPEYPKGSVFMQNGLMAASPGYKVAEQINAMSAYQNTLAPPPYQSTNDIEVLKHGAAIFNQAGCVDCHSGRYFTNHDVIAQREIGTQPSRAQASKGFAKLFVLPQTYPPNVSVPLPPDPPVIPVSTDITPKEDIELAYAQSDPLGGFKVPNLVGLYLSAPYLHDGGVAASSEALKPDKKGFKVANPDQLGMAGTLLQGIQPDPSASLRVLVDRNLRKPVVAANRANSDLQRVNVDGSGHNYWVDRQAGFSVKDQTDLIQFLLSIDDDPEVLLDN; this comes from the coding sequence ATGCGATTACGTCCAATCATCATTTTGATTTCTTTAGTTGTTCTTGTCGGGTTTATTGCATTTCGCATTGAACTCGCGCTTCCTGGAACACCACCGAGTCTTTACAATACCTATACACCATTTACAAAGCCTACATCACAGGAGATTGGTTCGTATGATGTGTTGGGTCACACGGTAAGCAAAGCGGAAGCTGACCAACTTTTGCAAACAGAGACAGGAAAACAAGAACTTTCACCAGAAAATGGTGCGGTGGAAGTCAGTGAAGAACTTATCGATCTTGGTCGTAAAGCGTTTTATTTAGAAACGTTTGGCAATGAATATTTGTTTACTGATGTCATTGGTATTCTAGATGGACCACTGAATCTTGCTAGTTTGAGTAAAGCAATTTTGGCATTAGGAGGAAAACCGACAACAAATTTACAAGTCACTTTAGATGAAGATGTCACAGTAGGTAATCGCACCTTCACAGCAGGTACGGTACTTAATACAGGAATCGATGTTCCGAAAGGTTCGCTATTTCCATTGGGAATTCGTTCGTTTCTCGATCAGGGTAAGGTTCGTGTTGGTGTAACTTGTGCGTTGTGTCATGCAGCGGTCAGTTCAGAAACAGGGCGCGTTTTAGAGGGTGCGCCGAATAATGATGTTGACACAGGTTTAATCATTGCATTTGCCAGCAACTCTGCAGCTTTGTTTCGCCAGGCGAGTGCGAATCCTACAGAAATGCCACTAGGCGATCGCATTTACATCAACAAAGACGGACAAGAAGCCCGCTTACCTGATATCAAAGCAATGGAAGATGCGGTTGACACCGACTTATTATCATGGCCTCCTGGTAACTTTACCTCAAATGGAGACTTAAAAAACAATCCTTCGCAAATTCCTTCATCTTACACCCAAGGTTCTTGGCCTTATAGCTGGAGTGGAGTGGCTTCTGTGGGTTGGTTCCATGGGTTAACAACATTAAATAATGCTGTATTTGGTGTCAATGCCGATCCGGCAACAACAGCGGATGCAGGGGGCGAACTATTAGGAGTAGATAAAGAAATTTATCTAGGAACAATGCTGCAAAATGCCTCAAATCCCAAATTCCGCTTACCCGATAAAGTCAAACCATCAGAATTTTTTGAGAAAATCGATCCGACACCAGGAGCACCAGGCTTCAACGAAGTCATCAAAATGCCAGAATACCCAAAAGGCAGCGTATTTATGCAAAACGGGTTAATGGCAGCTTCTCCAGGATATAAAGTGGCTGAACAAATTAACGCGATGTCCGCGTATCAAAATACGCTAGCGCCACCACCGTATCAATCCACAAATGATATCGAAGTTTTAAAACATGGTGCTGCGATATTTAACCAAGCAGGTTGTGTCGATTGTCATAGCGGACGCTATTTTACAAACCACGATGTGATCGCCCAACGCGAAATTGGTACGCAACCATCCCGCGCCCAAGCATCAAAAGGTTTTGCAAAGCTATTTGTTTTGCCCCAAACTTATCCACCTAACGTATCTGTACCCTTACCGCCCGATCCTCCTGTGATTCCAGTTTCCACGGATATCACGCCTAAAGAAGATATTGAGTTAGCTTACGCGCAAAGCGATCCTTTGGGAGGATTCAAAGTGCCTAACTTAGTTGGACTTTATCTCAGCGCACCCTACTTACACGATGGCGGTGTTGCTGCGAGTTCAGAAGCTCTCAAACCTGATAAAAAAGGCTTTAAAGTTGCAAACCCCGATCAGTTAGGAATGGCAGGTACCTTGCTACAAGGAATTCAACCTGATCCCAGTGCAAGTTTACGAGTCTTGGTAGATCGCAATCTGCGTAAACCTGTCGTTGCTGCTAATCGAGCGAATTCTGACTTGCAACGAGTCAATGTCGATGGTAGCGGTCACAATTATTGGGTAGATAGACAAGCTGGTTTTTCTGTAAAAGACCAAACTGACTTGATTCAATTTCTACTTTCAATCGATGACGACCCAGAAGTGCTGCTTGATAACTAA
- a CDS encoding AI-2E family transporter, whose translation MSQQNIWEYLKRLLIAVGIIGLFVVLLLFAWAIIDVLLLIFLGLLLAVVLRTLAKPIARYTPLSTQWSLVIVVVLIVAVIGIGGWFFIPEVLSQVELFVQQIQLGINQLQTFLAQYNWGQQLLEQVPGGDGGLPISNLFNQFVDAFALTLEGLANTLFVIFIGIFLAVEPNLYRNGLINLVPSRGRDRAQEVIAGVIQILRGWLLGRVISMITIGIVVAVGLTILNVPLALILGIITGLLEFIPVVGPILSAFPAIIIAISQGFMQAVYVAIFYLVVQQLEGNVLTPIVQEKTVSLPPAVTLVAVLAMGGLFGVLGALVATPLAAVIMVLIRMLYVQDILGSPRRAPEQRSRGAGEN comes from the coding sequence GTGTCTCAGCAGAATATTTGGGAATATCTAAAACGCTTGCTCATCGCAGTCGGAATTATTGGGCTATTTGTCGTCTTGCTACTCTTTGCTTGGGCAATTATCGATGTTTTATTATTAATTTTTCTTGGATTGCTCCTCGCCGTAGTCCTGCGGACTCTAGCAAAACCAATAGCTCGTTACACGCCTTTAAGCACACAATGGTCATTAGTTATAGTTGTAGTGCTTATTGTTGCTGTCATTGGTATTGGTGGGTGGTTTTTTATTCCCGAAGTATTGAGTCAGGTTGAATTATTTGTCCAACAAATTCAGCTAGGAATCAATCAATTACAAACTTTTTTAGCTCAGTATAATTGGGGTCAACAATTACTTGAACAAGTCCCAGGTGGTGATGGCGGATTACCAATATCCAACTTATTTAATCAATTTGTTGATGCGTTTGCTCTCACTTTAGAAGGATTAGCAAATACGCTGTTTGTTATTTTTATTGGTATATTTCTCGCGGTTGAACCTAACCTCTATCGTAACGGATTAATAAATTTAGTGCCGTCAAGAGGACGCGATCGCGCGCAAGAAGTCATTGCTGGTGTCATCCAAATATTGCGTGGTTGGCTGTTAGGGCGAGTGATTTCTATGATTACAATTGGTATTGTTGTTGCTGTTGGATTAACAATACTTAATGTTCCACTCGCACTTATTCTGGGTATCATTACTGGATTACTTGAGTTCATTCCGGTTGTTGGACCAATTCTTTCTGCATTTCCGGCAATTATTATTGCTATCAGCCAAGGTTTCATGCAGGCTGTTTATGTTGCTATCTTTTATCTTGTCGTGCAACAACTAGAAGGTAATGTTCTGACACCAATTGTACAGGAAAAAACTGTTTCTTTACCACCAGCGGTCACACTGGTTGCGGTGTTAGCAATGGGTGGTTTGTTTGGTGTACTTGGTGCATTAGTTGCTACCCCGCTTGCTGCGGTAATTATGGTTTTAATCAGAATGCTTTACGTGCAGGATATCCTTGGTTCTCCTCGAAGAGCACCAGAGCAGAGGAGTAGAGGAGCAGGGGAGAATTGA
- a CDS encoding PQQ-dependent sugar dehydrogenase, whose protein sequence is MQLTRIIASMIAGISTLGVAACGVQSTEQVSSSENVTQSPRSQLATANQQACTLVPQGAGPQGQVDVRVEEVATGLEVPWGIAFLPNNDMLVTERPGRVRLVRNGQLQPAPVATINVTDSGEGGLLGIAAHPNFAQNRLFYLYYTADRNGTPINRVERWQLSQDGTSATADRMIIDDIPVALYHNGGRIRFGPDGMLYIGTGDARKPDISQDVDSLAGKILRVTPDGEVPPDNPFPGNPVYISGIRNTQGFDWANDSTLWVTDHGPSGELGRSGHDKVSVASAGDNLGWPTIYRCETQEGLVTPSLVWRQAVPPGGAAVYTGNAIPEWQGSLMIATLRSEHLHRVVFEPNSQQVQQHEVYLQGEYGRLRDAVMGSDGELYITTSNCDGRGNCPAGQDKILRVTR, encoded by the coding sequence ATGCAGCTGACAAGAATCATTGCCAGCATGATAGCAGGTATTAGTACATTAGGAGTTGCTGCGTGTGGGGTACAATCCACAGAACAAGTTTCTAGTAGTGAAAACGTTACTCAATCACCGCGATCGCAACTAGCAACTGCAAATCAACAAGCTTGTACTTTAGTACCACAAGGCGCAGGACCGCAAGGACAAGTGGATGTCCGCGTCGAGGAAGTCGCCACAGGCTTAGAAGTTCCTTGGGGAATTGCGTTTTTACCAAACAATGATATGTTGGTGACAGAAAGACCAGGACGAGTGCGGTTAGTCCGCAACGGTCAATTACAACCTGCACCTGTTGCCACAATCAATGTAACTGATAGCGGTGAAGGTGGATTATTAGGTATTGCAGCCCATCCTAACTTTGCACAAAACCGACTATTTTACCTATACTACACCGCCGATCGCAACGGAACACCAATCAATCGAGTCGAGCGTTGGCAATTATCACAAGATGGTACTAGCGCCACAGCAGATCGCATGATTATTGATGATATTCCGGTTGCACTGTATCACAATGGCGGACGGATTCGCTTTGGGCCTGACGGAATGCTCTACATTGGTACTGGAGATGCGCGTAAGCCGGATATTTCTCAAGACGTTGATAGCTTGGCAGGTAAAATATTACGCGTGACCCCCGATGGTGAAGTTCCACCGGATAATCCATTTCCAGGTAATCCCGTATACATTAGCGGAATTCGCAATACCCAAGGCTTTGACTGGGCGAATGATTCGACGCTGTGGGTAACAGATCACGGTCCGAGCGGCGAACTCGGTAGAAGCGGTCATGATAAAGTTAGCGTTGCCAGCGCAGGTGATAATTTAGGATGGCCTACAATTTACCGTTGTGAAACTCAAGAAGGATTGGTGACGCCATCATTAGTTTGGCGACAAGCCGTACCCCCAGGAGGCGCGGCAGTTTACACCGGAAATGCAATTCCTGAATGGCAAGGTAGTTTAATGATCGCAACACTGCGATCTGAACATTTGCATCGCGTCGTCTTTGAGCCTAATTCTCAACAAGTTCAACAGCACGAAGTTTATCTACAAGGCGAGTATGGTAGGTTACGCGACGCTGTAATGGGTTCTGATGGCGAACTTTACATCACAACAAGTAACTGTGATGGTAGAGGTAACTGTCCCGCTGGTCAGGATAAGATTTTGCGCGTTACTAGGTAA
- a CDS encoding APC family permease → MPQSSQVLKRELGVVGAIALGLGSIVGTGVFVSTGIAAGIAGPSAIISVAIAACVAVCNGLNSAQLAASHPVSGGAYEYGYKYLTPWLGFTAGWMFLVAKSASAATAALGFAGYLLNVLGISDRTYLVPTALAAVVGLTLIVLNGVKRSNVINITIVSITLLSLLFFIVAGLPTVVATEFNNFTPFVADTTNPVASVLQATALMFVAYTGYGRIATLGEEVKEPCKTIPRAIIITLTTTMLLYIGVVVVGIGSVGAQTLGTVTSEQVAPLEIAARSFNIPGSGLILAVGAVTATLGVLLNLILGLSRVLFAMGRRRDMPKFVARMNSSRTTPYIAVLIMGSAIACLVLIGDVRTTWSFSAFAVLIYYAITDLSALQIPDEDRLYPKWIAWIGLAACLFLAFWVEQQIWLVGVSLIITGLIWKTVIRKLVLSYTDNQG, encoded by the coding sequence ATGCCGCAATCATCACAAGTACTCAAGCGAGAACTGGGAGTCGTTGGGGCGATCGCGCTTGGTTTAGGCTCAATTGTGGGCACTGGCGTTTTCGTTAGCACAGGAATTGCTGCGGGTATAGCAGGACCTAGTGCGATCATTTCGGTAGCGATCGCGGCGTGTGTAGCAGTGTGTAATGGCTTAAATAGCGCCCAATTAGCTGCGAGTCATCCTGTCAGTGGTGGCGCTTATGAGTATGGCTATAAATACCTTACCCCATGGCTAGGGTTTACTGCGGGGTGGATGTTTTTGGTGGCGAAATCAGCTTCAGCAGCGACGGCGGCTTTAGGTTTTGCCGGTTACTTATTGAATGTTTTGGGAATAAGTGATCGCACCTACTTAGTACCTACAGCTTTAGCCGCAGTAGTCGGGTTGACGTTAATTGTTTTGAATGGAGTGAAGCGCTCGAACGTTATCAATATCACTATTGTGTCAATCACGCTGCTATCACTGCTTTTCTTCATTGTAGCTGGCTTGCCAACAGTAGTTGCGACTGAGTTTAATAATTTTACGCCTTTTGTTGCAGATACCACTAACCCAGTTGCTTCAGTTTTACAAGCTACTGCCTTGATGTTTGTTGCTTACACTGGATACGGACGTATTGCCACATTAGGTGAAGAAGTCAAAGAACCATGCAAAACGATTCCCAGAGCAATTATTATTACTCTTACCACAACAATGTTGCTTTATATCGGTGTTGTTGTTGTTGGGATTGGTTCAGTCGGCGCGCAAACCTTAGGCACAGTCACCAGTGAACAAGTTGCACCTTTAGAAATTGCAGCGCGTAGCTTTAATATTCCTGGAAGTGGTTTAATTTTAGCTGTTGGTGCTGTGACAGCAACATTAGGTGTATTACTCAATTTAATTTTAGGTTTATCGCGCGTGTTATTCGCTATGGGGCGGCGTCGGGATATGCCTAAATTTGTAGCGCGGATGAATTCCTCACGCACAACGCCTTACATTGCAGTACTGATTATGGGAAGCGCGATCGCTTGTTTGGTTTTGATTGGTGATGTCAGAACAACGTGGTCATTTAGTGCGTTTGCTGTTTTAATCTACTATGCGATTACCGATTTATCAGCATTACAAATTCCCGATGAAGATCGGCTTTATCCGAAGTGGATTGCTTGGATTGGTTTAGCAGCTTGTTTATTCTTAGCTTTTTGGGTAGAACAGCAAATTTGGCTAGTAGGTGTTAGTTTAATTATTACTGGGCTAATCTGGAAAACTGTAATTAGAAAGCTAGTATTAAGTTACACTGATAATCAGGGGTGA
- a CDS encoding glycosyl hydrolase family 57, with protein sequence MTSTQLINLPQLPEIVDGLPNISGWETEVASVVLHQEPIFLPTTNIRLEEITAGFAIALHMHQPIIPAGVNSALMSNLQYMFEYPHEGDNHNAGPFSYCYSRMADFIPELVSQGYNPRVMLDYSGNLLWGLQQMGRGDILENLKRITCDRTYQPYVEWLGTMWSHSVVPSTPIPDIKLHIQAWQHHFAAIFGWEALARVKGFSPPEMHLPNHPDTLYQFIKALLECGYRWLIVQEHTVESLTGEALQFQHLPHRLIARNSAGETLSITALIKTQGSDTKLVGQMQPYYEAKTLSWQKLGSVSIPPLVTQIADGENGGVMMNEFPSAFKKVWYEQDRRVVGLTGTEYLELIQAAGCRFEDYPMCQAAGQYQIWQRVQDDFTPDAIANAITQIKQANPNFHIDGASWTNHISWVAGYENVLSPMNQLSALFHEKVDSANIDTKQSEYRQALLYNLLLQTSCFRYWGQGVWTDYAQTIFDQGTAAIKTNFAVADS encoded by the coding sequence ATGACTAGCACTCAATTGATTAACTTACCACAACTACCAGAAATTGTTGATGGATTACCAAATATTTCGGGATGGGAAACCGAAGTTGCATCGGTAGTACTCCATCAAGAACCGATTTTTTTACCCACGACGAACATCCGGTTAGAGGAAATTACTGCGGGTTTTGCGATCGCCCTTCATATGCACCAACCGATAATTCCTGCGGGTGTCAATAGTGCTTTGATGAGTAACCTGCAATATATGTTTGAATATCCTCACGAAGGCGATAATCATAATGCAGGTCCTTTTAGCTACTGCTATAGCCGTATGGCTGATTTTATCCCTGAGTTGGTCAGTCAAGGGTATAACCCGCGCGTGATGTTAGATTATTCTGGCAATTTGTTGTGGGGATTGCAACAAATGGGGCGCGGCGATATTTTGGAGAATCTCAAACGTATTACGTGCGATCGCACTTACCAACCGTATGTCGAATGGCTAGGAACGATGTGGAGTCATAGCGTTGTTCCTTCTACTCCGATTCCAGATATTAAATTACATATTCAAGCATGGCAACATCATTTTGCTGCCATTTTTGGTTGGGAAGCTTTAGCGCGGGTGAAAGGTTTTTCACCTCCTGAAATGCATTTGCCGAATCATCCTGATACGCTGTATCAATTTATCAAAGCTCTCCTTGAGTGTGGCTATCGTTGGTTAATTGTTCAAGAGCATACTGTAGAATCATTAACAGGAGAAGCACTGCAATTTCAACATCTTCCACATCGCTTGATTGCCCGTAATTCTGCGGGTGAAACTTTGAGTATTACAGCATTAATTAAAACTCAAGGTTCTGATACAAAGTTAGTCGGGCAAATGCAACCTTACTACGAAGCAAAAACATTATCTTGGCAAAAGCTTGGTAGTGTTTCTATTCCACCCTTAGTGACGCAAATCGCGGATGGTGAAAATGGTGGCGTGATGATGAATGAATTTCCCTCAGCATTTAAGAAAGTATGGTACGAGCAAGATCGTCGTGTTGTGGGATTAACAGGCACAGAATATTTAGAATTAATTCAAGCTGCTGGGTGTCGATTTGAAGATTATCCAATGTGTCAAGCCGCAGGTCAATATCAAATTTGGCAAAGAGTGCAAGATGACTTTACTCCTGATGCGATCGCTAATGCGATCACACAAATCAAGCAAGCTAACCCAAACTTTCATATTGATGGGGCTTCTTGGACAAACCACATCAGTTGGGTAGCAGGATATGAAAATGTTTTAAGCCCGATGAATCAATTGAGTGCTTTATTTCATGAAAAAGTCGATAGTGCGAATATCGATACAAAACAGTCAGAATACCGTCAAGCTTTGTTATACAATTTACTTCTACAAACAAGCTGTTTTCGCTACTGGGGACAAGGCGTTTGGACAGATTACGCACAAACAATTTTTGACCAGGGAACCGCAGCTATCAAAACTAACTTTGCCGTTGCTGATAGTTAG
- a CDS encoding nitroreductase family protein: MIDKIAKTQYPIDDLLRQRWSPLAFSTQTVEPDKLRSILEAASWAASSFNEQPWSFIVATSDNKVEFERLLSILAQGNQEWAQYAPVLMLSVAKLHFERNGNENRHAFHDVGAAAATLAIQATALGLFIHQMAGFDVAKAKEIYGIPEGYEPVAAIALGYLGDPQTLSDKLQQREMSPRTRKPLETFVFSGGWNQPSPLVNRS, encoded by the coding sequence ATGATCGACAAAATAGCTAAGACTCAATACCCAATTGACGATCTACTGCGACAGCGCTGGAGTCCGTTAGCATTTTCAACGCAGACAGTTGAACCCGACAAGCTACGCAGTATTTTAGAAGCCGCAAGCTGGGCAGCATCTTCTTTTAACGAGCAACCCTGGAGTTTTATTGTTGCAACTTCAGATAACAAGGTTGAATTTGAACGCTTGCTGAGTATTCTCGCACAAGGAAACCAAGAATGGGCACAGTATGCCCCAGTATTAATGCTGAGTGTAGCAAAATTGCATTTCGAGCGCAATGGCAACGAGAATCGCCATGCTTTTCACGATGTTGGTGCAGCGGCTGCAACCTTAGCTATCCAAGCGACGGCATTAGGATTATTTATTCACCAAATGGCAGGATTTGACGTTGCTAAAGCAAAGGAGATTTACGGTATTCCTGAAGGGTACGAACCAGTAGCCGCGATCGCATTAGGTTATCTCGGAGATCCACAAACTTTGTCAGATAAATTGCAGCAACGAGAAATGTCGCCACGCACTCGTAAGCCGCTAGAAACTTTTGTTTTCTCTGGTGGTTGGAACCAGCCTTCACCACTCGTTAACCGTTCGTAA
- a CDS encoding glycosyltransferase family A protein, whose protein sequence is MIISDQTEDRDAIQTKEVQAVVRVLESHGHQIIVYKNLPRRGIAQQRQFLLEKATSPYVLYLDDDVICESYVVHNLLVAIAEEKCGFVGNAFIGLSFLHDIRLHEQQIEFWDTPVTPELVKPNTPAWERWKLHNAANLYHIQQRYNITCDRLRKYRVAWIAGCVLYDRLKLLDIGGFRFWQELPTQACGEDVLAQLRVMARYGGCGVLPSGVYHQELPTTMRDRSVDAPQILPITNG, encoded by the coding sequence ATAATTATTTCCGATCAAACTGAAGATCGAGATGCAATTCAAACTAAAGAAGTTCAAGCTGTAGTTCGAGTGCTTGAAAGTCACGGTCATCAAATCATTGTCTACAAAAATTTACCACGACGTGGTATCGCGCAACAACGTCAATTTCTTTTAGAGAAAGCAACTTCTCCCTATGTTCTTTATTTAGATGATGATGTTATTTGCGAGTCTTACGTCGTCCATAATTTATTAGTAGCGATCGCCGAAGAAAAATGCGGCTTTGTTGGTAATGCATTTATCGGGCTTAGCTTTCTTCACGATATTCGCTTGCACGAACAGCAGATTGAATTTTGGGATACTCCTGTAACACCAGAATTAGTAAAACCAAATACTCCTGCTTGGGAACGTTGGAAATTGCATAATGCGGCTAATCTATATCACATTCAACAACGTTACAACATTACGTGCGATCGCCTGCGCAAATATCGCGTTGCTTGGATTGCAGGGTGCGTTTTGTATGACAGATTAAAACTCCTCGATATCGGCGGTTTTCGTTTTTGGCAAGAATTACCAACACAAGCTTGTGGCGAAGATGTACTCGCACAACTACGAGTCATGGCTCGTTATGGTGGCTGTGGGGTATTACCTTCAGGCGTTTATCATCAAGAATTACCGACGACGATGCGCGATCGCAGTGTCGATGCACCGCAGATTTTACCGATTACGAACGGTTAA